In one window of Synchiropus splendidus isolate RoL2022-P1 chromosome 15, RoL_Sspl_1.0, whole genome shotgun sequence DNA:
- the LOC128746675 gene encoding G-protein-signaling modulator 1 — protein sequence MAEMEDEQLDHLTSGEEDLEKADECSGDASAEKEEQAEENREATSELQTEVEEVKPEVGQTPEESCDQDDSSEVDTESRQEEAEKILRFAHDFPESLFELLCTLQEGRRLNDQRCSFMLDTTIRRRRCHSEPNTRRPANRVVFSSMTSLQKEEFLDLVATAQARRLDDQRAELEKSPPIKPKSRSFRGSLRQLSLVRRPEKPPEVPKEDLYNMILTTQAQGRLEDQRSRAPGPMDDEDFFSLLLRVQGGRMEEQRTELPCLLQT from the exons ATGGCTGAGATGGAGGACGAGCAGCTGGATCATCTCACCAGTGGGGAAGAGGACTTGGAAAAAGCTGATGAGTGCAGTGGCGACGCGTCTGCTGAGAAAGAAGAACAAGCAGAGGAGAATAGAGAAGCGACATCTGAGTTGCAGACAGAGGTTGAGGAGGTCAAACCAGAGGTTGGACAGACACCTGAGGAGTCCTGCGATCAAGATGACTCCTCAGAAGTGGACACAGAGAGCAgacaggaggaagcagagaag ATTCTGCGGTTTGCCCATGACTTCCCCGAGTCGCTGTTCGAGCTGCTCTGCACGCTGCAGGAGGGCCGACGACTCAACGACCAGCGCTGCTCATTCATGCTGGACACCAccatcaggaggaggaggtgtcaCTCCGAGCCTAACACGCGCAGGCCGGCCAACAGAG TCGTCTTCTCCTCCATGACCTCGCTGCAGAAAGAGGAGTTCTTGGACCTTGTCGCGACCGCTCAAGCCCGCCGTCTGGACGACCAGAGAGCCGAGCTGGAAAAGTCCCCCCCCATCAAACCCAAATCCAGAAGTTTCCGAGGAAGCTTGAGGCAGCTGTCCTTGGTGAGAAGACCAGAGAAGCCTCCAGAGGTTCCCAAAGAGGACCTGTACAACATGATTCTCACCACACAG GCTCAAGGGCGTCTGGAGGACCAGCGCAGCCGAGCTCCCGGCCCCATGGACGATGAGGacttcttctctctcctcttgaGGGTGCAGGGGGGGCggatggaggagcagaggactGAACTGCCGTGTCTGCTGCAAACCTGA
- the pbx2 gene encoding pre-B-cell leukemia transcription factor 2 → MLQQQPLTANGASNGRGLGLSGHPGMPPLNSVHQSSQHRPDGGDSGLEGTENGHENRRDIGDILQQIMTITDQSLDEAQAKKHALNCHRMKPALFSVLCEIKEKTGLSMRNSQEEEPQDPQLVRLDNMLLAEGVAGPEKGGGAAAAVSAATSSGGMSPDSSLEHSDYKSKLSQIRSIYHSELEKYEQACTEFTTHVMNLLREQSRTRPVTPREIERMVAIIHRKFSSIQTQLKQSTCEAVMILRSRFLDARRKRRNFSKQATEVLNEYFYSHLSNPYPSEEAKEELAKQCGITVSQVSNWFGNKRIRYKKNIGKFQEEANLYAMKTALGTRQGDDSPHTPNSTGSGSFSLSGSADLFLGVPPMNGESAYQMGVQANGNWQGRNSPHSPHSDNSDNSD, encoded by the exons ATGTTGCAGCAGCAGCCTCTGACGGCCAACGGGGCCTCCAACGGCCGCGGACTCGGCTTGAGCGGCCACCCGGGGATGCCCCCGCTCAACTCGGTTCACCAATCATCGCAGCACCGGCCCGATGGGGGCGACTCGGGCCTCGAGGGCACGGAGAACGGACACGAAAACCGACGGGATATTGGAGATATACTGCAGCAGATCATGACCATCACTGACCAAAGTTTGGACGAGGCTCAAGCGAA AAAACATGCTCTCAATTGTCACCGGATGAAGCCTGCTTTATTCAGCGTCCTGTGCGAAATTAAAGAAAAGACTG GTTTGTCCATGAGGAACTCCCAGGAGGAGGAGCCTCAGGACCCTCAGCTGGTCCGATTGGACAACATGCTGTTGGCAGAGGGCGTGGCGGGGCCAGAGAAAGGTGGGGGAGCCGCAGCCGCCGTGTCCGCTGCCACCAGCTCCGGAGGGATGTCGCCTGACAGCTCGCTGGAACACTCCGACTACAAAAGCAAGTTGAGCCAGATTCGCAGTATCTACCACAGTGAGCTGGAGAAGTATGAGCAG GCGTGCACCGAGTTCACCACCCATGTGATGAACCTGCTGCGAGAGCAGTCTCGCACGCGGCCCGTGACCCCCCGTGAGATTGAGCGAATGGTGGCCATCATCCACCGCAAGTTCAGCTCCATCCAGACCCAGCTGAAGCAGAGCACCTGTGAAGCCGTCATGATCCTCCGGTCGCGCTTCCTTGATGCCAG ACGCAAGAGGCGCAACTTCAGCAAACAGGCCACAGAAGTCCTCAACGAGTACTTCTACTCGCACCTGTCCAACCCTTACCCCAGTGAAGAAGCCAAAGAGGAACTCGCCAAACAATGTGGAATCACGGTGTCTCAG GTCTCCAACTGGTTCGGCAACAAAAGAATCCGCTACAAGAAAAACATCGGCAAGTTCCAAGAAGAGGCAAACCTCTACGCAATGAAGACTGCCTTAGGGACCCGACAGGGCGACGACTCCCCACACACGCCCAACTCCACAG GATCAGGATCCTTCTCGCTGTCGGGGTCAGCTGACCTGTTCCTCGGAGTCCCACCTATGAACGGAGAGTCTGCGTACCAAATGGGAGTGCAG GCAAACGGCAACTGGCAGGGTCGAAACTCGCCGCACTCCCCCCACTCCGACAACTCGGACAACTCTGACTGA
- the LOC128746654 gene encoding transcription factor HES-7.1-A-like yields the protein MKLMREPEDGTHDRKLIKSQVEKRRRERINHSLERLRTMLLQEPQQTGGAQRRVEKAEILEQTVVFLQSNHKRSGGHNHSFHDGFSSCLQRASHFLGPDGKDLGLEAALDASLAARLANPDSAGLQRTSESPSSSSLPHTKSILQLLKQKSRWNSGVNSSSASPPQPQRHHLQTRTSPQSKQSLSQSGPFSKTLWRPWP from the exons ATGAAACTGATGCGGGAGCCTGAGGATGGAACTCACGACCGAAAG TTGATAAAATCGCAAGTGGAAAAGCGCAGGAGGGAGAGGATCAACCACAGCCTCGAGCGTCTGCGGACCATGTTGCTGCAGGAGCCTCAACAGACG GGTGGTGCTCAGCGTCGAGTAGAGAAAGCAGAGATCCTGGAGCAGACTGTGGTCTTCCTCCAGAGCAACCACAAACGGTCTGGAGGTCACAACCACTCCTTCCACGACGGCTTCTCCTCGTGCCTGCAGAGAGCTTCACACTTCCTGGGACCTGACGGGAAGGATCTGGGACTCGAAGCAGCTCTGGATGCGTCTTTAGCCGCCCGGCTCGCCAACCCAGACTCTGCAGGTCTCCAGAGGACGAGTGAATCTCCATCCTCCAGCTCTCTGCCACACACAAAGTCCATTCTCCAGCTCCTGAAGCAGAAGTCCAGATGGAACTCAGGTGTGAACAGTTCCTCTGCAAGTCCACCTCAACCTCAGAGGCATCATCTGCAGACCAGGACCAGCCCACAGAGCAAACAGAGTCTCTCGCAGAGTGGACCTTTCAGCAAGACTTTGTGGAGGCCCTGGCCTTGA
- the LOC128746655 gene encoding transcription factor HES-7.1-A-like, with protein sequence MKLISEQSRHTDRKILKPQVEKRRRERMNRSLDNLKTLLMLQEQSQRRVEKAEILEQTVAFLHNHHKRSFHDGFSSCLQMATRFLGPDRKDVGLGAALDASLAARLAQPDSADLQRGRDAASSSALPHTKTILQLLKSRCNSGVSNSSAGSPAPPQRHQLQTSPQSKQSPSQSHTLWRPWP encoded by the exons ATGAAGCTGATctcagagcagagcagacacACCGACAGAAAG aTCCTCAAACCGCAAGTGGAGAAGCGGCGCAGAGAGAGGATGAACCGAAGCCTGGACAACCTGAAGACCCTGCTGATGCTGCAG GAGCAGAGTCAGCGTAGAGTGGAGAAAGCTGAGATCCTGGAGCAGACTGTGGCCTTCCTGCACAACCACCACAAACGCTCCTTCCACGACGGCTTCTCCTCCTGCCTGCAGATGGCAACTCGCTTCCTGGGACCTGACAGGAAGGATGTGGGACTGGGAGCAGCTCTGGACGCTTCTCTTGCCGCCAGGCTCGCTCAGCCAGACTCTGCAGATCTCCAGAGGGGACGTGACGCTGCGTCCTCCAGCGCTCTGCCTCACACCAAGACCATTCTCCAGCTCCTGAAGTCCAGATGCAACTCAGGTGTGAGCAATTCTTCAGCTGGAAGCCCAGCTCCACCTCAGAGACATCAGCTGCAGACCAGTCCACAGAGCAAGCAGAGTCCCTCCCAGAGCCACACCTTGTGGAGACCCTGGCCCTGA
- the LOC128746656 gene encoding transcription factor HES-7.1-A-like — MKLISEQSRHTDRKILKPQVEKRRRERMNRSLDNLKTLLMLQEQSQRRVEKAEILEQTVAFLHNHHKRSFHDGFSSCLQMATRFLGPDRKDVDSSMVARLSQPDSSKDHKSGAFVFGSRQKHPDTRAAASHEASRNDKCPLVMREYLKGFGGVNIRSAV, encoded by the exons ATGAAGCTGATctcagagcagagcagacacACCGACAGAAAG aTCCTCAAACCGCAAGTGGAGAAGCGGCGCAGAGAGAGGATGAACCGAAGCCTGGACAACCTGAAGACCCTGCTGATGCTGCAG GAGCAGAGTCAGCGTAGAGTGGAGAAAGCTGAGATCCTGGAGCAGACTGTGGCCTTCCTGCACAACCACCACAAACGCTCCTTCCACGACGGCTTCTCCTCCTGCCTGCAGATGGCGACTCGCTTCCTGGGACCTGACAGGAAGGATGTGGATTCATCCATGGTGGCTCGACTCTCACAGCCAGACTCTTCCAAGG ATCATAAAAGTGGCGCGTTTGTCTTCGGCTCCCGCCAGAAACATCCGGACACAAGGGCTGCAGCGTCACACGAAGCCAGCCGGAACGACAAATGTCCCCTCGTCATGAGAGAGTACCTCAAAGGCTTCGGAGGTGTGAACATCCGTTCGGCGGTGTGA